One window from the genome of Hydractinia symbiolongicarpus strain clone_291-10 chromosome 1, HSymV2.1, whole genome shotgun sequence encodes:
- the LOC130638382 gene encoding uncharacterized protein LOC130638382 produces MAIFKCTGKSYIFLHQERRKKTKKGRSDERKKEEKEKKDRKRTKKAKKEKKKLRLTDIKRITLWLTEETLYLILGIH; encoded by the exons ATGGCAATATTCAAG TGTACTGGTAAGTCATACATTTTTCTACatcaagaaagaagaaagaagacaaAGAAGGGACGCTCGGACGAAaggaaaaaagaagagaaagaaaaaaaagacagaAAGAGGACAAAGAAGGcgaagaaggaaaaaaaaaagcTTCGCCTGACTGACATTAAAAGAATTACTTTGTGGTTAACAGAAGAAACATTGTATTTAATTCTCGGTATTCATTGA